In the Anaerolineae bacterium genome, CGCGACATCGAGGGTCTGAGCACCCGCGAGACCGCCGATACGCTTGGCCTGAGCGTCCCGGCGGTCAAGACACGGCTGATGCGGGCCAGGCTGGCCCTGCGCGAGCGGCTCGCCACCTACTTTGCCCGCAGCGCGATCTCCAATGAAACCGGCGAACCCATCACCCCCACCACCTGACGCCGGCTGGCAAGTCTCCTGTCTGGTGCGGAAAGGATGCACTTCCATGCGTACACGGTGGTTATCCCTGGCGATCCTGGCGATCTTCCTTGCGCCACTGGCTGTTCAGGCCCAGCGACCGGACGCCCCGCCCTATGCCCGGCGCGGGCCATATCCGGTCGGCACGCAGGAGATCACGATCCCGGCAGGTGAGACAGCGGGTGTGGAAATCGGGCCGCTGGAGGCGACGATCTGGTATCCTGCCCTCAACCCGGAGGAAGCGGAGGAAGCAACCCGCTATCAGGTTGGGCTGTTCTTTCTGCCAGGCCGCGCCCTGCGGGATGCCCCGCCGGATACCGAACATGGCCCCTACCCGCTGGTGATCTTCTCCCACGGCAGTGGTGGGCTGCGCTACCAGAGCCTGTACCTGACCGAGCACCTGGCCTCATACGGCTTCGTCGTGCTGGCCGCCGATCACCCCGGCAACACCCTGCTGGATGCTCTGCGCACCCCGGCGGATACCCTCACCGGGATGATCCGCAACTTTGCCACCCGCCCCCTGGACATCCTGCGCCAGATCGCCTACCTGGACGAGGTCAGCGCCGCCGATGGGCCACTGGCCGGGCTGGTGGATATGGAGCGCATTGCCGTCGCCGGGCACTCTTTCGGCGGCTATACGGCCCTGGCCGCCGGGGGTGCACGGCTGGACTTCGCCGCCCTGGATGCCTGGTGCCGCGATCCACAAATCACGCCGCTGGCCGCCGATCTTCCCGCGCCGGAGCGCGACCGTCTCCAGTTGCGGCGGGAAGTCTGCTTCGTCCAGGAAGCAGAAGCACAGATCGCCGCGCTGCGCGGTTTCGATGCGCCGCCTGACGGCCTGTGGCCGTCCACTACCGACCCGCGCATCGACGCGGTGGTGCTGATGGCACCCTATAATGCGCCGATCTTCGGCCCGGCAGGTCTGGCCGCGCTGGAGGTCCCGGCGTTCGTGCTGGTTGGCTCAGCGGATACCACAACCTACCCGCAGCGGGATGCTTACGCCATCTACCACGACATTGCCAGCGGCGAGCGGACCCTGGCCGTATTTGAGAACGCCTCCCACTACCTGTTCGTGGATGCCTGCAGCGAGGCTGCCATCCGGCTGGGGCAGTACAGCCGCTGCTCCGATGCCGTGTGGGACATGACCCGCGCCCATGACCTGATCAACCACCTGACTACTGCCTTCCTGCTGGCGCACCTGAACGATGATCCGGACGCCGCGGCGGCGCTCCAGCCAGCAGCGGTTGACTTCACAGGGGTGATCTATCGGCGCGAAAGTGAACAATGAGCAGTCTGCAACCAAATGCGCCCTGTTGCACCTAACAGAGTAAATCAGCGCCGCACTGCTGCGGCGTGAGAGAAAGCAGAAATCAGGGAATGACCGAGCGTGCCCATCATGACCACGACCGGAGCGAGTGCCGCCGCCTGCTTTCCAGCCTGTCGGACTACGTGGACGGCGAGCTGGACGACGCCCTGTGCCAGGCGATTGAGGCGCACATGGCCGAATGCGAGGATTGCCGGATCGTGGTCAATACACTGACCAGGACAGTTGAGCTGTACCACACCGCGCCTGCGCCCGACTTGCCACAGGATGTCCGCCTGCGGCTGTACAAGACGCTCAAGCTGGAGGATTTCATTGCCAGCAAACCGCCCGACGCGGCGGAAGAGTAAAACCACTGCTCTGCAGCCAGCGAAAAACGTCACCCCGGCGCCGCTATGCCGGGTCGCCGGCCTCCCGGCAAGGCTGGATTTGCCCTTGAATCCACCCCAGCGATCGGCTAGAATACCCCTCCGGGCTGCGCTGATGCAGCCCTAATCTCACACGCCCCGACTGCGTCTGTGTTGCCCGCGTAAGACGCGGGTTTTCCGCGCGGGGTGACGGGCGTGAACGCCTAAACACAAGTGTAGCTGGA is a window encoding:
- a CDS encoding zf-HC2 domain-containing protein encodes the protein MTERAHHDHDRSECRRLLSSLSDYVDGELDDALCQAIEAHMAECEDCRIVVNTLTRTVELYHTAPAPDLPQDVRLRLYKTLKLEDFIASKPPDAAEE
- a CDS encoding alpha/beta fold hydrolase is translated as MRTRWLSLAILAIFLAPLAVQAQRPDAPPYARRGPYPVGTQEITIPAGETAGVEIGPLEATIWYPALNPEEAEEATRYQVGLFFLPGRALRDAPPDTEHGPYPLVIFSHGSGGLRYQSLYLTEHLASYGFVVLAADHPGNTLLDALRTPADTLTGMIRNFATRPLDILRQIAYLDEVSAADGPLAGLVDMERIAVAGHSFGGYTALAAGGARLDFAALDAWCRDPQITPLAADLPAPERDRLQLRREVCFVQEAEAQIAALRGFDAPPDGLWPSTTDPRIDAVVLMAPYNAPIFGPAGLAALEVPAFVLVGSADTTTYPQRDAYAIYHDIASGERTLAVFENASHYLFVDACSEAAIRLGQYSRCSDAVWDMTRAHDLINHLTTAFLLAHLNDDPDAAAALQPAAVDFTGVIYRRESEQ